A segment of the Chloroflexota bacterium genome:
ACAGCCTCGCTCCGCCCACAAAAGGATGCGGGCGGACATGTGCTTTTATTAAGCCGGACACAGTTCTGGAGAGTACCGCGCGTCTACTTTGCAAACCCAGGAGTGTCTTAACGAACATTCACGAAAACTCACAGATACGGTGAAATAAAAAACCTGGGAGGTTGTGACCTTCCAGGTTTTGATTTATGCCGCTTGATCGAGCGAGCGCTCTTTGAGATAGCCGTCTACTTCGGCGCGCGCTTTTTGGAACGCTTTGATCAATCCGTCGTCCGCGCCCTTGTACGAGCCAACCGTGCGCTTGGCGCACGCCGCGCAACCCATCAGCGCCTTGTAGCGATCGGGGTTGCAATCGAGGCAATCACATTGACGAATCATCATCAACGAAAACGCCAGACTATCGGGATGATCCTCCGGCAAAATGGCGACGCGTTTGACGAGTTCGCGCCATTTGCCATTGCGAACGCTCGAAAGCGTTCCAACACTTTTATGCGGAAACAAAATCTCGGCACGCATAAAATCCTTCCTTTCTATTTTTGTGCGAAAACTTTTCGCGATAATTCAAATCCGGCGGCAAGCAAGCATACCCCCGATTCTGTTTGGTCCGTCATCTGTCTCGCGCGATCCGAAAATCGCGCGGTCACGATTGCGTTGCGCGGTGTTGCCGCGCGTCGGCATCGTCACTGCGACGGGAATCAACTGCGGTCCCCGTCGTAAACGACGGGGCTAAGCGAGCCAATCCCACCCGCCTTGCTCCCGATTGGACATTCACCCAGCCGCCGCCGTCTCCGACGACGCTGGTAGGCTCTTACCCCACCGTTTCAGCCCTTACCGCACGCGAACGCGCGGCGGGAATACTTGCTGTTGCAGTTGTCGTCACGCGCCCTCGCTTGCTCCTTCCCTGTCGAAGACAGGAGAGGTTGGGTGGGGGTGTGTGCCCTCACTTGCTGTTTCGTGAGGCAATCTCGTTCGATCAAGATCGAACTGGGAGTCGGGAAGTTCCTCTCATTTGTAAATGAGCGACGGACTGCTTGCTTGCCGAGCAAGAAAAAATGAGCCGGCAGGGAATCGAACCCTGAACCCACAGCTTAAAAGGCTGTTGCTCTGCCAATTGAGCTACCGGCCCACCTCATACTTACAAAATATTAACACCCGTCGGGCAAGAAAAAAGGCGTGAATCAAAGTGCTTCACGCCTCAATGGGTGAAGACAAATTTCAAAGTTTACTCGCTCAACATTTGTTGTTTCATATCCACTCGAATGCGTCGCTATATTACCACAGGTCAACCGCGCTTGTCAAGCGTTTTTTCAGAAAAATTTCCAAATGATTGAATTCGCCACGTCTCGCCAAAAACTCTTGTTATCGGCTCTGAACGCGGCTGACATATCGCTATCAATGTCAATGCGTTCGTCAATCATCATCGAAGCAAACCACCGGCAAGCGCAATGGCTGGCGAGGGGAACACTCCGAGCGCGATCACGAGCGCGAGCGCGATGACGAGCGCGAGCGTCACGAGCGGCGCAACACGCACCGCACCCCACCCTTCCGCCGGCTCGCTCATGTACATCTGCACGACCGGGCGCAAATAAAAGTACGCCGAAATCAAACTATTGAGCACGCCGACGACCGCGAGCCACGCATAATTATTTTGCACCGCCGCGCCGAAAATCAAAAACTTGCCGACGAAACCACCGAACGGCGGAAAGCCCGCGAGCGACAACATGAACATCGCCATCGCCGCGGCGATGAAGGGATGCGACCGCGCCGCGCCGGCAAATTCGGACACGTTGAGTCGTTCGCGTGCGCCGTCGCTCAACGCGATGACCGCGCCGAACGCACCCAGGTTCGTCGCCGTGTACGCAAGCAGGTAGAACAACGCGGACGACGCGCCGCTTTCACCCATCGCGACGAGCGCGATCAAAATATAACCGGCGTGCGCGATGCTCGAGTACGCGAGCATTCGCTTGATGTTCGATTGCAGCAACGCCGCGACATTGCCGAGCGTCATCGTCAGCACCGCGATGACCGCGAGCACCGTGCGCCAATCCGCGGCGAATGCGGGCAACGCGACGAGGAACGCGCGAAAGAACGCGCCGAACGCCGCCGCTTTGACCGCGACGCTCATGAACGCGGTCACGGTCGTCGGCGCGCCTTCGTACACATCCGGCGTCCACCAGTGGAACGGCACGAGCGCAACCTTGAACGCGAATCCGACGAGGATCAATCCCGCGCCGAGCAACAACAAATCGCTGACGCCACTTTTGGCAATCTGTGCGAGATTCGTCGAGCCAGTCGCGCCGAACACCATCGCGATGCCGTACAAGAAAAACGCGGACGAGAACGCGCCGAGCAAAAAGTACTTGAGACCGGCTTCAAGCGAACTTTTGTTTTCGCGTTTGAACGCGGCGAGTAAGTAGAGCGGCAGAGACAACAATTCGAGCGCAAGGAAAATAACGATGAGGTCAGTCGCGGTCGCCATCAAAATCATGCCGCTGACCGAAAAGAGCAAGAGCGCATAGTACTCGCCCTGCGCGAACTGATCCATCGCGAGCAAGATGCTAATCGCCGCGCCAATGAGAATCGTCAGCGTGAGGAACACGCCAAAGTTGTCCGCGACGACCATATTGCGGAACGCGCTCGTATTCGCGCCCCACAATCCCCACGCGACAATCGCCGCGATGCCAAGCCCCAGCAAACTCAAATAGCCGAGCACACGTTTTTGCCCGGACGCGGTGAACAGCTCGCCAAGCAAAACAATAATCGCGGTGAGGACGACGACGAGCGCCGGCGCAATGATACGAAAATTCAGTTCGGGAATCGTGAGCGACACAAATCACCTTTGAGTTTCGCAGAGAAGCAGAGGTGCGGGGGAGCAGGGGCGATTATTCTCCCCTGCTCCTCTGCACCCTTGCACCCTTGCGCTATCATTTCAGCATTCCTAGCAAATTTGAGACACTTGCCTGCATCGGATCCAAGAACGTCTTGGGATACATGCCGATCCAAACGATAAAGACGACGAGCGCGGCAAGCAACGCGATTTCGCGCGGCGACAAATCTTGCAGCGATTTATTTTCGTCGTGTGTGATCGGACCATTCATCGCGCGTTGGTACATCCACAGCAAATAGATCGCGGAGAGCACGACGCCGGTCGCGGCGAACGTCGCGTACCACACGTTCGCCTGGAACGCGCCGACGAGAATCAGAAACTCGCCGACGAATCCGTTCAAGCCGGGCAAGCCGACTGACGAGAACATGACGACGAGGAAGAACGCGGCGTAGATCGGCATCACCTTCGCCACACCGCCAAAGTCCGCGATGAGCCGCGTGTGCCGCCGTTCGTACAACATGCCGACAAGCAAGAACAGCGCGCCGGTCGAAAGACCGTGATTGACCATTTGTAAAATACCGCCGCTAATGCCTTGCGCGTTCAGCGCGAACAGACCCAGCATCACGAAACCCAGGTGCGACACGCTCGAAAACGCGACCAAGGACTTGATGTCTTTTTGCACGATGGACACAACCGCGCCGTAAATAATGCCGATGAGCGCGAGCACGATGATGTACGGCGCAAAACTTTTCGCGGCTTCGGGGAAAAGTGGCATGTTGAAACGGATAAATCCGTACGTCCCCATCTTCAACAAAACGCCAGCAAGAATCACGCTACCCGCGGTTGGCGCTTCGACGTGCGCGTCGGGCAGCCAGGTGTGGAAGGGCCACATCGGCACCTTGATCGCGAATGCGAGCGCGAACGCGAGAAACAGAATGGGTTGCAAGCCGAGCGGCACCGGCGTTTTCTGAATCGCGTCGAGCGCGAACGTGAGCGTGCCGGTCGCATCGCGATGTGCGAACGCGAGCACCAAGATCGCGACGAGCATCAGCGTCGAGCCGAACATCGTGAACAAGACAAATTTGATTGCGGCGTAGACGCGGCGTCCGTGTCCCCAAATGCCAATGAGCAACGCCATCGGGATGAGCGTGATCTCCCAGAACACGTAGAACAGGAACAGGTCGAGCGCAACGAACACGCCGATGATCGCGGCTTCGAGAATCAGGAACAGAACGTGGTACTCTTTGACGCGTTCGGTGATGCCGTTCCACGAGCCGCCGACCGCGATGACCATCAAGAACGTCGTCAGCACGACGAGCAAGATGCTCAACCCGTCCACGCCGACGTACCACGAAATTCCGAGTTGCGGAATCCACGCCGCGCGCTCGACGAATTGCATGTCCGAAATACTGCGAAAGGACGCGAATAACGCGACGCTTACTGCGAACGTGACGAGCGTGGTGACGAGCGCGATCCAGCGAACCGCGCGCTCATTGCCGCGCGGGACGAAGAGCAAAACCAACGCGCCGACGAGCGGAAGAAGGATGAGAAGGGAGAGATAGTTGAATGTCATAATCAATCAGTCGGTAACCAGTCTGGAGAACCAGTTTTGTTCATCTGCCAGCCAAATCGTTTTTTTGTCATGACGAGATTCATTTTCGCGATCCAAATCCCATTGGGATGGATTGGCGATGATGTATTCGCGAATACGATTCAAATCAAGTTCATCGCGAATAAGGTGTTCGTAATAATTGCGTTGTCAAATGGATACGCCCGCGCACATGCCGAATTTTATTGATTCGGCGCGTGGCAACCGATTTGAAATTGCCAACCATCGCGCCCAACGAACCGCGTTCGACACCGCGAGGTAGGGGCGAGGCATTGCCCAAAGGTGATTGTAAGGATAGGCAGGTTGCCATAGGCAAGGTTGATTCTTCAATCGAAATTGATTGCGGCAATGCCTCGCCCCTACCGAATTATCGCAACATCAACCACCCGATCACAATCACCGTACCAATCAACATCAGCAACGCGTATGCGCGCGCGTAACCGGTTTGCCAGCCACGCAGAACCTGGCTCAACGATGCAGTCGCGCGACCCAGCCCATTCGCAAAGCCGTCAATGATTTGTACGTCCACAAATTGCCACAACAACATCGCGAGCCGGCGACCCGGCTCGACAAAAATCGCGCTGTAGATTTCATCCACCCAGTACTTGTTCCACAGCAAATTGTAAACGCCGCCGAATTGTTTCGCGAGATTGACCGGAATTTCCGGCTTGACGATGTAGAACCAGTACGCCGTCGCGATGCCGATCAAGCCGACTGCGACCGACGCGCCCATCAACATCCACTCGGTTGACACGGACAGATGCAAATCGTGCGGCGCGAACACCGGCTCGAAATATCCTTCGAGTAAATTCGTGCCCATCACTTTCGGCATGCCGACAAAACCGCCAAGCACCGCAAGCGCCGCGAGAATCGCGAGCGGCGCGGTCATTGTCGCGGGCGATTCGTGCGGACCATGCCACGCGCTTTGCGCGCCATGACCGTGTTCGAGTTTACCACCCGGCTTCCATCGCGCCGATGTGCGGAATGTCAGGAAGAACGCGCGGAAAATGTAGAACGCGGTAAGTCCGGCTGTGATTAGACCGATCACCCACAATGCGATGTGCCCCGTGCCAAACGCGCTCGCAAGAATTTCGTCCTTGCTGAAAAAGCCGGAGAGCAATGGAAAACCGGCAATCGCCAACGCGCCCGCGCCAAACGTCGCGTACGTCCACGGCATCTTTTTCGACAAGCCGCCGAGTTGGCGCATATCAATCACGTTGTTCATCGCGTGCATCACACTGCCCGCCGCGAGGAACAGCAACGCTTTGAAGAACGCGTGCGTCATCAAGTGAAACACGCCCGCGCCGTACGCGCCGATGCCGACCGCGAGGAACATGTACCCGAGTTGCGAAATCGTCGAGTACGCGAGCACGCGTTTCAAGTCCATCTGTACGAGCGCGATCGTCGCCGCAAAGATCGCGGTGAGCGCACCCGTCCACGCCACAATCTCGGACGATATCGGTGCGAGTTCGAACAACGCGCTCGACCGCGCGACCATGTAAACACCCGCGGTGACCATCGTCGCCGCGTGGATGAGCGCGCTGACCGGCGTAGGACCTTCCATCGCGTCCGGCAACCAAACGTACAGCGGCAACTGCGCCGACTTGCCGACCGCGCCCGCGAACAGGAGCAAGGTAATGATGGTGATTGGTAATTGGTAATTGGGGAGGTGCGGGGCAAGCGAAAAAACATCGGCAAAGTTGAGCGTTCCAAATGTGACAAAGATCAACAACACACCCAGCCCGAAACCAAAATCGCCGATGCGCGTGGTGACGAATGCTTTTTTGCCCGCCGCCGCCGCGCTCGGTTTCGTGAACCAGAACGAGATGAGCAGGAACGAGCACAAGCCGACGAGTTCCCAGCCGACGTACATCAGCAAATAGTTGCTACCGAGAACCAGCATCAACATCGAGAACACGAACAGATTCAGGTACGTAAAGAATCGTCCGTAATTCTCATCGTGTTCCATGTAGCCCATCGAGTAGACGTGGATGAGAAAACCGACGCCGGTGACGACGAGGAGCATCAGCGCGGAGAGCGGGTCGAGCAGGAACGCGACATCAATCTTGAACTCGCCGACCGGAATCCACGAATAGACCGGCACATTGATGACGCGGTCGTGTTCGGGCAGCGCTTGCATCGCGAAAAACGCGAGGAGCGAGACGACGAACGACGCGCCAACCGCGCCAACCGCGATCACGCTGACAAGCCAGCGCGGCAGTTTGCGACTGAAGATTGCATTGATAGTTGCGCCCGCGAGTGGCAGTGCGGGCACGAGCCAGAGATAGTTGATCAAGTGGTTGATTCCTTATGTGGTCACTGTGAAATTCTATTACACTTTGATAAACTATGCATTGAAACCTATACCGATCAAAATCCTGTTCAAGGAAAAATCGTACTACTCATACGTTTGATCAAATCAATAGCGACTGAAATCACGGCAGGAATTAATGGTGATATGACAAGAGCAAAAAAACGCCTGGGAGCATCAGCATTGAATGGCCAAATAGGAAACTTATTTATCGTCTTTTGTGTTTCTTCAAGCTGTTTAATCTTCCTTAAATGTGGTTCCAATCGATCGGGATTCTCAGCACGAAGACTGATTAATTGATTGAAAACCTGAACATATTCTTTTGAAATATTTGTAAGTAAGTTGTTTCGATATTTTACCATTGCCACATGTGCTGACCAAAGTGGCAGGAAGAAAAATATTGGAGAAAGCACCAAGTATAGTATTAGAGCAATTACCGCCACGTAATCGCTAATACCGATTAATCGAAAAGCGTTCTGCGTGACAAAATTAGCAGAAAGTCCCAAACCTAGCATCCCAATCAGATACCCTAATTTTGCGACGAACTGCCCAACCGAGCCGAGTCCACCAGCATCATCCGGGCTAAACGGTTGAACAACAATTTCTTGATTTCTAAACAATGCATTCAAAACCAAGATGATCATTGCGAGATCAATTACAAACATCGTAATTGCATAAGCCGCAACAAAAAGAAAGGGAACGCGGATCCAAACAATTGTAGGACTAACAGTAACCCAGCTCGAAAATGTATTTTTTGCAAAAACTGTGAAGGTCAACACAAACCATACACAAAATATTACAGCGATAGACACCGAAGTAATAACTGTCCAAACTCCTTGGAAGCGTGTTTTACAATTATTTAGAATAGATTTGGTAAAGTTTGGGTTTGAAAAAACTTGTACTGTGACTAGTTCGCCAAACAAGGAGTCGCCCGCAGTTTGTATCCATCTGAAATAACCAATTACTACTGGAATCACGAGAAAATCGTTGAACCAAGCACCAGGCTCAGATCCAAGACCTTGGCTTTTCATGCTAGGAAACCATGCGTCTTGGTTTAGTGCTATTGAAATGTTGATAACGACATTGATTATTGACAACGACAAAACAACACCTATAGGCCCCAATCGAATTTGATCGAGGAATCTAGTAAGCCAATCGCCGTTACTTAACTTTGGAACCATATGCGATATCTCTTTCAGAAATCAGGACACTAATTGCAATATAGCGCAAAAATCCGACATGATACAATCGCATTTGCAATGCACACCTAGCTATACAACATCACCCAGTAACCCCTGTCACTTTCTCGCCACCATCCGCAACACCATCGGACTGGAATACGGAATCAGCCAGATGAACCAAACAACAACACTAAATTTGTGCAAGTCCTTGATCCATCGTTCGTCTTTTCTTGCCAACACGATGCCCAGGCGTCGCAGACCAGTCGGGTTACGGCAGATGCTCCAAATCATCCAAATCTTTGTGCCGACCACTTGCCTTCTTGTTCTGTTTCAATTTGGGCAGGCTGATCAAACTGACGCGAACGCCATCCAGCACAGCAACAACACGACTTGCATAACATTCATCGAAACTTACACCGGAAATGTTTGTGGTCAATTCGAGTCGTATCGGCGGAACACCCATCCGCACAATTTTATCTTGCAGAAACAGTTCCGGTGAAAGGTCGGGTGAACCAAATCCAAATTTACGCAAAACCGCGACCAATTTTTTGGCGTTCTCTGGATCGGAGGCGACAAAGACATCCAAGTCTTTGGTCGCGCGCGGGTAGCCGTGATAACCAACCGCGTACCCACCGATGACAAGGTACTTAACTTTTTTCGCGTTCAGCAACTTCAAGAACTCTTGAAAGTCGCTTGGTAGCGAGATTGCCATAGTTCATTCGCCGTAATTCTTCCATATAGCGCAAGCGCGCTTGCGGAGTTTGCGAATGCCAATAACGTTTGTCGTCGGAATCGTCAAAGTTGGACAAAACAGACCACGCGCGTTTATCAATCGTACGTTCAAGATTCGTTTTTGCTTTTTGTGTTCTAACTTTTTTCTTCATGCGTTAACACAACGTAATCTTATGCCGGCATGCCGCATCGCCCATCGCGCGGCAAGCGATCTCTTCGATCTTGAACTCTGCACTCTCTAAAACCGATTATGCTTTCGCCGCGCTATGTTTGCTCGGCTTGGAGACCTTGGTCAATTGAATGACTAGACGCAGGGCGTCGTTGACCGCTTTTTCATCAGGAAATGCTTTGGCAATGTCCGGTTCGAGCAAAACGAGATTCGTTCCCGCACGATAGCGCGCCGCGTATTTGCCGCGCACACTTCCTTTGAGCAATTCCCGCACGTCATATTCGGGACAGAGTTCATCGTCCTTCGATGCTCTGTTTTTTTTCTTCATCCTCTAACCCAACGTCACCTTATGCCGACACACCGCATCGCCCATCGCGTGGCAGGCAATCTCTTCGACCTTGAAGTCTTCGCAGTCCAGAATCCACGCGAGCAAACCGTGCAGGAACCCAGCCGTCGTGTAACACGCCGGCGTTCCGCTCTGCATCCCCATGCAATTGCCGCACGTCGCGTCTTCCCAGAAAAACGTGTTGCCCTCTTCACGCACGTGAATCGTCGTGCTCAACTGCTCGCTGTACGTCTTCGCCGCCGTGTCGAGCGTCAACTTGACCTTGCGATTCAGCGACAAGAACTTGGTCGCGACCTTGGTCGCGTTCGCCAGCATCGCGTTTTCCTCGATCGCGCTTTTCGCGCGCCCGCGTCCGACGCGATTCAAAATCGCGCGCGCGCCGCGTTT
Coding sequences within it:
- a CDS encoding NADH-quinone oxidoreductase subunit N codes for the protein MSLTIPELNFRIIAPALVVVLTAIIVLLGELFTASGQKRVLGYLSLLGLGIAAIVAWGLWGANTSAFRNMVVADNFGVFLTLTILIGAAISILLAMDQFAQGEYYALLLFSVSGMILMATATDLIVIFLALELLSLPLYLLAAFKRENKSSLEAGLKYFLLGAFSSAFFLYGIAMVFGATGSTNLAQIAKSGVSDLLLLGAGLILVGFAFKVALVPFHWWTPDVYEGAPTTVTAFMSVAVKAAAFGAFFRAFLVALPAFAADWRTVLAVIAVLTMTLGNVAALLQSNIKRMLAYSSIAHAGYILIALVAMGESGASSALFYLLAYTATNLGAFGAVIALSDGARERLNVSEFAGAARSHPFIAAAMAMFMLSLAGFPPFGGFVGKFLIFGAAVQNNYAWLAVVGVLNSLISAYFYLRPVVQMYMSEPAEGWGAVRVAPLVTLALVIALALVIALGVFPSPAIALAGGLLR
- a CDS encoding nucleotidyltransferase; protein product: MAISLPSDFQEFLKLLNAKKVKYLVIGGYAVGYHGYPRATKDLDVFVASDPENAKKLVAVLRKFGFGSPDLSPELFLQDKIVRMGVPPIRLELTTNISGVSFDECYASRVVAVLDGVRVSLISLPKLKQNKKASGRHKDLDDLEHLP
- a CDS encoding NADH-quinone oxidoreductase subunit M: MTFNYLSLLILLPLVGALVLLFVPRGNERAVRWIALVTTLVTFAVSVALFASFRSISDMQFVERAAWIPQLGISWYVGVDGLSILLVVLTTFLMVIAVGGSWNGITERVKEYHVLFLILEAAIIGVFVALDLFLFYVFWEITLIPMALLIGIWGHGRRVYAAIKFVLFTMFGSTLMLVAILVLAFAHRDATGTLTFALDAIQKTPVPLGLQPILFLAFALAFAIKVPMWPFHTWLPDAHVEAPTAGSVILAGVLLKMGTYGFIRFNMPLFPEAAKSFAPYIIVLALIGIIYGAVVSIVQKDIKSLVAFSSVSHLGFVMLGLFALNAQGISGGILQMVNHGLSTGALFLLVGMLYERRHTRLIADFGGVAKVMPIYAAFFLVVMFSSVGLPGLNGFVGEFLILVGAFQANVWYATFAATGVVLSAIYLLWMYQRAMNGPITHDENKSLQDLSPREIALLAALVVFIVWIGMYPKTFLDPMQASVSNLLGMLK
- the nuoL gene encoding NADH-quinone oxidoreductase subunit L; translation: MINYLWLVPALPLAGATINAIFSRKLPRWLVSVIAVGAVGASFVVSLLAFFAMQALPEHDRVINVPVYSWIPVGEFKIDVAFLLDPLSALMLLVVTGVGFLIHVYSMGYMEHDENYGRFFTYLNLFVFSMLMLVLGSNYLLMYVGWELVGLCSFLLISFWFTKPSAAAAGKKAFVTTRIGDFGFGLGVLLIFVTFGTLNFADVFSLAPHLPNYQLPITIITLLLFAGAVGKSAQLPLYVWLPDAMEGPTPVSALIHAATMVTAGVYMVARSSALFELAPISSEIVAWTGALTAIFAATIALVQMDLKRVLAYSTISQLGYMFLAVGIGAYGAGVFHLMTHAFFKALLFLAAGSVMHAMNNVIDMRQLGGLSKKMPWTYATFGAGALAIAGFPLLSGFFSKDEILASAFGTGHIALWVIGLITAGLTAFYIFRAFFLTFRTSARWKPGGKLEHGHGAQSAWHGPHESPATMTAPLAILAALAVLGGFVGMPKVMGTNLLEGYFEPVFAPHDLHLSVSTEWMLMGASVAVGLIGIATAYWFYIVKPEIPVNLAKQFGGVYNLLWNKYWVDEIYSAIFVEPGRRLAMLLWQFVDVQIIDGFANGLGRATASLSQVLRGWQTGYARAYALLMLIGTVIVIGWLMLR